A part of Halobaculum sp. MBLA0143 genomic DNA contains:
- a CDS encoding Yip1 family protein has translation MSYLTDPDEFFAQRADDPDWLLPVLLVFSAGFLPAIGSWYAIQQIFSGGGVGIIVAVFGSAGALVGVFLLWIVGAAVFHGVSAVFDGEGSFWRTLWLSGWGYVPSVIAGGATMVALLLAASTLPPATTGQEFVQVNMQLQTHQYVQWASYFGLVMSVWQGVIWAFAVRHARGLELREGAIAVAPFVLANLGLTLRGLL, from the coding sequence GTGAGCTACCTCACCGACCCCGACGAGTTCTTCGCACAGCGCGCAGACGACCCAGACTGGCTCCTGCCGGTCCTGCTCGTGTTCTCCGCCGGGTTCCTGCCGGCCATCGGCTCCTGGTACGCCATCCAACAGATCTTCTCTGGGGGTGGGGTGGGAATAATCGTGGCCGTGTTCGGCTCGGCGGGGGCGCTCGTCGGCGTGTTCCTGCTGTGGATCGTCGGTGCGGCGGTGTTCCACGGCGTGTCGGCGGTCTTCGACGGCGAGGGGTCGTTCTGGCGGACGCTGTGGCTCTCCGGGTGGGGGTACGTCCCGTCCGTGATCGCCGGCGGCGCGACCATGGTGGCGCTCCTGCTGGCCGCGTCGACGCTCCCGCCTGCCACGACCGGCCAGGAGTTCGTCCAGGTCAACATGCAGCTCCAGACGCACCAGTACGTCCAGTGGGCGTCGTACTTCGGGCTCGTCATGTCCGTCTGGCAGGGTGTGATCTGGGCGTTCGCCGTCCGACACGCTCGCGGGCTGGAGCTGCGCGAGGGCGCAATCGCCGTCGCCCCGTTCGTCCTCGCCAACCTCGGGTTGACGCTGCGGGGGCTCCTGTAG
- a CDS encoding DUF5821 family protein, whose product MSAEFVPDGPEGTLADLFAEADGTVYLTNATADDVEQLVASAGDYDGDLPEVRVLGVGEELRKVRRDFLVASRAADLIDAGSLALAEREPTDNTTVFATPDSVYVPVQVDTAAGTAITRAEEFVTDVYGWCERNWDAAESFDLRTPSLTTVRETMDTEFAPEARGDFDHVLDSAADARDTSELDEVMASLLVAAKHELLHYDVSKWGEDIGLASKATFSRKKGKLEEMGVITTEKVTLDMGRPRQRLVFTDDYRDQVDRNGLSNLVTNVVY is encoded by the coding sequence ATGAGTGCAGAATTCGTACCGGACGGCCCAGAGGGAACGCTCGCGGACCTGTTCGCCGAGGCGGACGGGACGGTGTACCTAACCAACGCCACCGCCGACGACGTCGAACAGCTCGTCGCGTCGGCCGGGGACTACGACGGCGATCTCCCGGAGGTGCGCGTCCTCGGCGTCGGCGAGGAGCTGCGGAAGGTGCGGCGTGACTTCCTCGTCGCCTCGCGTGCCGCGGACCTGATCGACGCCGGCAGCCTGGCGCTCGCCGAACGCGAACCGACGGACAACACCACGGTGTTCGCCACCCCCGATTCGGTGTACGTGCCGGTCCAAGTGGACACGGCCGCGGGGACCGCCATCACGCGCGCCGAGGAGTTCGTGACGGACGTGTACGGCTGGTGTGAGCGCAACTGGGACGCGGCCGAGTCGTTCGACCTCCGCACCCCGTCGCTGACGACCGTGCGCGAGACGATGGACACGGAGTTCGCCCCGGAGGCGCGGGGTGACTTCGACCACGTGCTCGACAGCGCGGCCGACGCGCGCGACACCTCGGAGCTGGACGAGGTGATGGCGTCGTTGTTGGTCGCTGCCAAACACGAACTGCTCCACTACGACGTGAGCAAGTGGGGCGAGGACATCGGCCTCGCCAGCAAGGCGACCTTCTCCCGGAAGAAGGGGAAGCTGGAGGAGATGGGCGTCATCACGACGGAGAAGGTGACACTGGACATGGGTCGGCCCCGCCAGCGGCTCGTGTTCACCGACGACTACCGGGACCAAGTCGACCGGAACGGGCTGTCGAACCTCGTCACCAACGTCGTCTACTGA
- a CDS encoding acyl-CoA thioesterase, whose product MSPFETTVAVRYRDLDPMGHVNNAVYASYLETARNDFFREAVGVELSEADAVLASLSLEFHAPLAGTDPVTVLVWTPETGETSCTFAYEVRRDGRTVAEGETVLVTVGADGEPAALPDRLRTAAADYADPPES is encoded by the coding sequence GTGTCACCGTTCGAGACGACCGTTGCGGTGCGGTACCGTGACTTAGACCCGATGGGCCACGTCAACAACGCCGTCTACGCCAGCTACCTGGAGACGGCCCGCAACGACTTCTTCCGCGAGGCCGTCGGCGTCGAGCTGTCGGAGGCAGACGCCGTGCTCGCGTCGTTGTCTCTGGAGTTTCACGCGCCGCTCGCCGGGACGGATCCGGTGACCGTCCTCGTGTGGACCCCCGAGACCGGGGAGACGAGCTGTACGTTCGCCTACGAGGTCCGCCGGGACGGCCGGACCGTCGCCGAAGGGGAGACCGTCCTCGTCACCGTCGGCGCGGACGGGGAGCCGGCGGCGCTGCCGGACCGGCTCCGCACTGCCGCCGCCGACTACGCCGACCCGCCGGAGTCGTGA
- a CDS encoding DUF5783 family protein has protein sequence MAEFDPEKFEEKYAHYFTELQRAYKNAFESMNDQYDSELIHGIDQQILNESEPFYDEETGFRVELPDDPTERLTAVVVDDEKLRETLDRYVDEIETHLYEVFDIQPPE, from the coding sequence ATGGCCGAGTTCGACCCCGAGAAGTTCGAGGAGAAGTACGCCCACTACTTCACGGAGCTCCAGCGGGCGTACAAGAACGCCTTCGAGAGCATGAACGACCAGTACGACTCGGAGCTGATCCACGGGATCGACCAACAGATCCTGAACGAGTCGGAGCCGTTCTACGACGAGGAGACCGGGTTCCGGGTGGAGCTGCCGGACGACCCGACCGAACGGCTGACGGCGGTCGTCGTCGACGACGAGAAGCTCCGGGAGACGCTGGACCGGTACGTCGACGAGATCGAGACACACCTGTACGAGGTGTTCGACATCCAGCCGCCGGAGTGA
- a CDS encoding substrate-binding domain-containing protein, with the protein MSRRRALAGGAAVAGTLAAGCAGRDDDSVSVLAAGSLQRALDVRFREEVDVDLSVETRGSAACARLVAEGLREPDLLVLADPVLFEGLADRYTAFAANSLVVAHADTPVGRRVGDAPVPLDPLFADEARLARTDPDADPLGYRTLFALALAAERWEREYPALLSPDQLVPETELLALVETGSVDAAVAYRNMAVDHGVSFRPLPPRVNLAVPRLADHYATQSYELPSGQVVRGKPITYGAALLGERPATGAVFEALVAGDWLGGSFRVPESLPVVREP; encoded by the coding sequence GTGAGCAGGCGCCGTGCACTGGCCGGTGGCGCGGCCGTCGCCGGGACTCTGGCAGCCGGCTGTGCGGGCCGCGACGACGACTCCGTGTCCGTGCTCGCGGCCGGGAGTCTCCAGCGCGCGCTCGACGTTCGGTTCCGGGAGGAGGTGGACGTCGACCTGAGCGTCGAGACGCGTGGGTCGGCCGCCTGCGCCCGGTTAGTCGCCGAAGGCCTGCGGGAGCCGGATCTGCTCGTCCTGGCGGACCCGGTGTTGTTCGAGGGGCTCGCGGACCGCTACACTGCGTTCGCGGCCAACTCGCTGGTGGTCGCGCACGCGGACACCCCGGTCGGGCGGCGGGTCGGCGACGCGCCGGTGCCGTTGGACCCGTTGTTCGCCGACGAGGCACGACTCGCCCGGACGGACCCGGACGCGGACCCACTGGGCTACCGGACGTTGTTCGCGCTGGCGCTGGCCGCCGAGCGGTGGGAGCGGGAGTACCCGGCGTTGCTGTCGCCGGATCAGTTGGTCCCGGAGACGGAGCTGCTCGCGCTCGTGGAGACTGGTTCTGTCGACGCCGCCGTCGCCTACCGCAACATGGCCGTCGACCACGGGGTCTCGTTCCGGCCACTCCCGCCGCGAGTGAACCTCGCGGTCCCGCGGCTGGCCGACCACTACGCGACACAGTCGTACGAACTCCCGTCCGGACAGGTCGTCCGCGGGAAGCCGATCACCTACGGGGCCGCGTTGCTGGGGGAGCGGCCGGCGACGGGGGCGGTCTTCGAGGCGCTCGTCGCCGGCGACTGGCTGGGGGGATCGTTCCGTGTCCCGGAGTCGCTGCCGGTCGTCCGAGAGCCGTGA
- a CDS encoding PfkB family carbohydrate kinase codes for MSRVAVFGSVNVDRLCRVDADEITRLDDDSAVPAAGETRVVSVPPTGFRTDDTALGGKGANQAVAAARTGADTLLCGAVGTDAPDWLADRLAAAGVEARLAVRGEATGAAYVWVAPDGENRIAVLAGANDRLDADDAVERIDRFRRADAVLLQNEVPVEATTALLDALPADGPTVVVDPSPAAGAEPLVEHPAVDVFVPNETEFDRLRAPLTAAAERGATVVRTDGAGGATAFVGGLDTPVFRVAAPTVPVVDTTGAGDALAGTFAAAIGRAPTLRAAVRRGVEAGSRACEHAGATPPPDGG; via the coding sequence GTGAGCCGCGTCGCCGTCTTCGGCAGCGTCAACGTCGACCGGCTGTGTCGCGTCGACGCGGACGAGATCACCCGACTGGACGACGACTCGGCCGTCCCCGCGGCCGGGGAGACGCGCGTCGTCTCCGTGCCGCCGACGGGGTTCCGGACGGACGACACCGCCCTCGGTGGGAAGGGAGCGAACCAGGCGGTCGCCGCCGCCCGGACCGGCGCCGACACCCTGCTGTGTGGTGCCGTCGGCACGGACGCCCCCGACTGGCTCGCCGACCGCCTGGCGGCCGCGGGCGTCGAGGCGCGTCTGGCCGTCCGGGGTGAGGCGACCGGCGCTGCGTACGTCTGGGTGGCGCCAGACGGCGAGAACCGGATCGCCGTGCTCGCGGGGGCCAACGACCGATTGGACGCCGACGACGCCGTCGAACGGATCGACCGCTTCCGACGAGCCGACGCCGTCCTCCTCCAGAACGAGGTGCCCGTCGAGGCGACGACCGCGTTGTTGGACGCGCTCCCGGCCGACGGGCCGACCGTGGTCGTCGATCCGTCGCCGGCGGCGGGCGCCGAGCCGTTGGTCGAACACCCCGCCGTCGACGTGTTCGTCCCGAACGAGACGGAGTTCGACCGACTGCGTGCCCCGCTGACGGCCGCCGCCGAACGGGGGGCGACGGTCGTCCGGACGGACGGCGCCGGCGGAGCGACGGCGTTCGTCGGCGGCCTCGACACCCCGGTGTTCCGAGTCGCGGCGCCGACGGTGCCGGTCGTCGACACGACCGGCGCGGGCGACGCTCTCGCCGGCACGTTCGCGGCGGCGATCGGCAGGGCGCCGACGCTTCGGGCGGCCGTCCGCCGCGGGGTCGAAGCCGGCAGCCGGGCGTGTGAGCACGCCGGCGCGACCCCGCCGCCGGATGGGGGCTGA
- the truA gene encoding tRNA pseudouridine(38-40) synthase TruA, with amino-acid sequence MRAYRVAYDGRPFHGFQRQPDVSTVADALLDALVELDLLAAGGDGPTRPTPPGYAAAGRTDAGVSALAQTVAFEAPDWLSPRALNAHLPESVRAWAVADAPDAFHATHDAVRRAYVYHLHAPAADPDRARTAAARLSGSHDFHNLTPDETGTRRDLDCRVESGRTLRVRVAADGFPRQLVRRLVAVVRAFAAGECDDDRLDRLLSATAVDGPEGVAPAPPAALLLARVDYPELSFTPNETAVADVRQLFRERRRRGLASAGVADSALDDLG; translated from the coding sequence GTGCGAGCCTACCGTGTCGCCTACGACGGCCGCCCGTTCCACGGGTTCCAGCGCCAGCCGGACGTGTCGACCGTCGCCGACGCGTTGTTGGACGCGCTCGTCGAGTTGGACCTCCTGGCTGCCGGCGGCGACGGTCCAACCCGGCCGACTCCGCCGGGGTACGCCGCCGCCGGCCGAACGGACGCGGGCGTGTCGGCGCTGGCACAGACTGTCGCCTTCGAGGCGCCCGACTGGCTCTCGCCGCGCGCGCTGAACGCCCACCTCCCGGAGAGCGTCCGGGCGTGGGCCGTCGCCGACGCCCCCGACGCGTTCCACGCGACACACGACGCCGTCCGCCGGGCGTACGTCTACCACCTCCACGCGCCCGCAGCCGACCCCGATCGAGCACGGACGGCGGCCGCCCGCCTCTCCGGCAGTCACGACTTCCACAACCTCACCCCGGACGAGACGGGAACCCGCCGCGACCTCGACTGTCGCGTCGAGTCCGGCCGGACGCTCCGGGTCCGTGTCGCCGCCGACGGCTTCCCCCGGCAGCTCGTCCGCCGGCTCGTCGCCGTCGTTCGGGCGTTCGCCGCCGGGGAGTGCGACGACGACCGACTCGACCGACTCCTCTCGGCGACGGCCGTCGACGGTCCCGAAGGCGTCGCCCCCGCCCCGCCGGCGGCGTTGTTGCTGGCGCGGGTCGACTACCCCGAGCTCTCGTTCACCCCGAACGAGACAGCCGTCGCGGACGTGCGCCAGTTGTTCCGGGAGCGGCGTCGCCGCGGGCTGGCCAGCGCCGGCGTCGCCGACAGCGCCCTAGACGACCTGGGGTAG
- the trpB gene encoding tryptophan synthase subunit beta, producing MSDAEHTPTTQTDRTRAGDGKFGEYGGRYVPEALMPALRELEDAYERYVLNNEDGFRDEFRRRIRDFGGRPTPLQYAENLSERYDTDVYLKREDLLHGGAHKLNNALGQVLLAKYMGKDRIIAETGAGQHGTATAMAAAHLDMPCEIYMGERDITRQRPNVFRMKINGAEVVPVTTGRGTLKEAISETMRDWATTVETTHYVIGSIVGPHPFPVMVRDFHAIISEEARDQLQRETGRLPDGVLACAGGGSNTMGTFHHFVDDPGVNLYAVEAGGSSLAVDEEEGVAPNSASLSTGTEGVLHGARTKLLQDGDGQIVESHSVSSGLDYAGVGPELAHLVDEGRVTPVNVDDDAALEGFHRLSQREGIIPALETAHAFGYLEEHHDELGDLVVVNVSGRGDKDLAAALEETEQRDLENAPEMSEFTGGL from the coding sequence ATGAGCGACGCAGAGCACACACCCACGACACAGACGGATCGCACACGAGCGGGCGACGGCAAGTTCGGCGAGTACGGCGGTCGGTACGTGCCGGAGGCGCTGATGCCGGCGCTGCGCGAACTGGAAGACGCCTACGAGCGGTACGTGCTGAACAACGAGGACGGGTTCAGAGACGAGTTCCGACGACGGATTCGGGACTTCGGCGGTCGACCGACCCCGCTCCAGTACGCGGAGAACCTCTCGGAGCGGTACGACACGGACGTCTACCTCAAACGGGAGGACCTGCTCCACGGCGGCGCCCACAAGCTGAACAACGCGCTCGGCCAGGTCCTGCTGGCGAAGTACATGGGGAAAGACCGGATCATCGCCGAGACGGGCGCCGGCCAACACGGCACGGCGACGGCGATGGCCGCGGCCCACCTGGACATGCCGTGTGAGATCTACATGGGCGAACGGGACATCACCCGCCAGCGACCCAACGTGTTCCGGATGAAGATCAACGGCGCGGAGGTGGTGCCGGTGACGACCGGGCGCGGGACGCTGAAGGAGGCCATCTCCGAGACGATGCGCGACTGGGCGACGACGGTGGAGACGACCCACTACGTGATCGGCTCCATCGTCGGCCCGCACCCGTTCCCGGTGATGGTGCGTGACTTCCACGCGATCATCTCCGAGGAGGCCCGCGACCAGCTCCAACGCGAGACCGGCCGGCTCCCGGACGGCGTGTTGGCGTGTGCCGGCGGCGGGTCGAACACGATGGGGACGTTCCACCACTTCGTGGACGACCCCGGGGTGAATCTGTACGCGGTCGAGGCGGGCGGCTCGTCGCTGGCGGTCGACGAGGAGGAGGGGGTCGCACCCAACTCCGCGTCGCTGTCGACCGGGACGGAGGGGGTGCTCCACGGCGCCCGGACGAAACTGCTCCAGGACGGCGACGGCCAGATCGTAGAGAGTCACTCCGTCTCTTCCGGGCTGGACTACGCCGGCGTCGGGCCGGAGCTGGCCCACCTGGTCGACGAGGGGCGCGTCACACCCGTGAACGTCGACGACGACGCTGCGCTGGAAGGGTTCCACCGGCTCTCACAGCGCGAAGGGATCATCCCGGCGTTGGAGACGGCCCACGCCTTCGGGTACTTGGAGGAGCACCACGACGAACTGGGTGATCTAGTCGTCGTCAACGTCTCCGGGCGCGGCGACAAGGACCTCGCGGCCGCCCTAGAGGAGACGGAGCAACGCGACCTGGAGAACGCGCCGGAGATGTCGGAGTTCACGGGTGGTCTATGA
- a CDS encoding indole-3-glycerol-phosphate synthase — protein MNTSRDLAPAVASILAATADRDHGEGAGRVADARSLPEAVAATEADGRVPVVAEVKPTSPTTDGTREADPAALAEAMVAGGATGISVLTEPDHFGGSVDALRAVRSAVDVPVLRKDFLLRESQLDAVAADLVLLIARFLGPEPDAAGHGADDLATMVAAARDRGMEPLVEVHTPAELSAAVEAGASVIGVNNRDLAALEVDLGTFERVAPDAPEDVTLLAESGLSTATDAERMRAAGADALLIGSAVVDGVEAATDETAARELVTDNTRRFTTAEAETTDVTDTRGDR, from the coding sequence ATGAACACGTCACGGGATCTCGCGCCGGCGGTCGCGTCGATCCTCGCCGCGACCGCGGACCGAGACCACGGGGAGGGTGCCGGACGCGTCGCCGACGCACGGTCGCTGCCGGAGGCGGTCGCGGCCACGGAGGCGGACGGCCGCGTGCCGGTGGTGGCGGAGGTGAAACCGACCAGTCCGACGACGGACGGGACACGGGAGGCCGACCCGGCGGCGCTGGCGGAGGCGATGGTCGCCGGCGGGGCGACCGGAATCTCCGTCCTGACGGAGCCGGACCACTTCGGCGGCTCCGTCGACGCCTTGCGGGCCGTCCGGTCGGCCGTCGACGTGCCGGTGTTGCGGAAGGACTTCCTGCTCCGGGAGTCGCAGTTGGACGCCGTCGCGGCCGACCTCGTCTTACTGATCGCGCGGTTCCTGGGGCCGGAGCCGGACGCGGCCGGCCACGGCGCCGACGACCTAGCGACGATGGTCGCCGCCGCCCGCGACCGAGGGATGGAGCCGCTGGTGGAGGTTCACACGCCGGCAGAGCTGTCGGCCGCAGTGGAGGCGGGCGCGTCCGTGATCGGCGTCAACAACCGCGACCTGGCGGCCTTGGAGGTAGACTTGGGGACGTTCGAGCGGGTCGCGCCGGACGCCCCCGAGGACGTGACGCTGCTGGCCGAGAGCGGGCTGTCGACGGCGACCGACGCGGAACGGATGCGGGCTGCCGGCGCGGACGCGCTCCTGATCGGGTCGGCCGTCGTCGACGGGGTCGAGGCGGCCACAGACGAGACGGCAGCACGCGAACTGGTGACGGACAACACCCGTCGATTTACGACGGCGGAGGCCGAAACGACGGACGTGACAGACACGAGGGGCGACAGATGA